TGGTGATGTCCGCGCCGGCGGCCAGGTACTGGCGGTGGACGTCGAGGATGACGTCCGGGCGGGTCAGGTTGAGCAGGTCCGGGTCGCCGGTGACGTCGTGCGTGTGGTCGCCGAGGAGATCACCGCGGTAGTCGGCCGGAGCGAGACCGGCGGCTTGGAGCATCGTGCCCCAGGCACCGTCCAGTACCACGACACGCTGGTCCAGCAGTTCTCGCAGGGCGTTTTCCGACACGCAGCCTCCCAGTTTCGGGAGGCGCCCTTACGGTCTTTCAGCCCGGGCCGAGCGTGGCGGGCCGTTGCCCGTTGCAGCGCCTCTCGGTCGGGGTCCCGATACTAGCGAATCCCGTGATTCTGGTCGGACCCGCCCACTCTGTGGGACACCACCACCATCGGGTGGTGGCGTCCCGCAGCCGGTTCAGCGGACGATCACGACCTCCAGGGTGCGCGGGCCGTGCACGCCTTCCACGCGTTCCAGCTCGATGTCGCTGGTCGCGGACGGTCCGCTGATCCACGTCTGGGTGCGCACCCCGGCCAGCGCCGCCACCGCGTCCGGCACGCCCGGCACCACCTGGTCCGCCCGGACCACGACCAGGTGGTAGTCCGGCACGAGGGTGAGCGCGCGGGGGCCCTGGTCGGCGGCGTCGTGGTCGAGCACGATCGTGCCGGTCTCGGCGATCGCCACGTGGCACGCCGTCACCACGGCATCGGTCCGTTCCAGCGTGTCGACGGTCACCGGATCGCGGATGACGTCCACACCCGCGGCATCGGCTTCGCGCAGGTCCCCGCCAAGGGGATCCCTTGATTCAACTCTACCGACGGGGTCCGACAATTCCCGCTGGTCGGGCAGCTCCGGTTGGTCCGACGGCTCGGGTTGCTCCGACAGCTCCTGCTGGTCCGACAACTCCGGCTGGTCGGGCGGCTTCGGCTGTCCGGGCTGGTCCGACGGCTCCGGCTGGTCGGGCAACTGCTGCTGGTCGGGGAGGGCCGTCCACTCCACAGGCGTCCCAGGAGCAGCCACGACCCGCCGCACACCCCGTTCCAGCAGCGCGGCGACGACGGTCGCGGCGACCTGGTCGGCATCGACCACCCGCACCCGCGCCCGGTAGTCGCGCAGCCGCTCGGCGAACAGGCCGAGGTCGCCCACCCCCAGCGTGCCCGCCACCCGGTAGTCACGCAGGACCGGCGGCGGCTCGGCCGGACCCTTCGCCCGCCTGACCCGGGCCAACACCTCGTCACGCGCGCTCATCGGGACTCCCACCAATCACGGAACGTCTGCTTCGGCGGCAAGGGCAGGTCACGGGCCGACGACCAACCTGGCAGCGGCACGTGCCGGCTCGCCAGTCGGCCGAACTTGCCCAACCGGATCAACCGACTCCACCGCCGGGAATCCGACATCACCCACCCCACGGCACGCATGGCGGTCGACTCCGGCGTCGCCCGCTTCGACTCGGTGACCCGCGACCGCAGGTGCACCAGCATCGACGGGATGTCGATGGCCACCGGGCACACGTCGTAACACACACCGCACAACGACGACGCGAACGGCAGCGTCGGATTCTTGTCCACCCCTGTGAGCTGCGGAGACAGCACCGCGCCGATCGGACCGGGGTATGTCGACCCGTACGCGTGGCCGCCGGTGCGCTCGTACACCGGGCACGAGTTCAGGCACGCCGAGCACCGGATGCAGCGCAACGCCGCCCGACCGTCCGGATCGGCGAGGGTCGCCGTCCGACCGTTGTCCACCAGCACGACGTGGCTGGTCTGACCCTCGGTCGGCCCCGTCCACACCGACGTGTACGGGTTCATCCGCTCACCCGTGGACGACCGGGGGAGCAGTTGCATGAACACTTCGAGGTCACGCCACGACGGCACGAGCTTCTCGATCCCCACCACGCTGATCAACGTGCGCGGCAGGGTCAGGCACATCCGGCCGTTGCCCTCGGACTCGACCACCACCAGCGCGCCGGTCTCGGCCACGCCGAAGTTCGCGCCCGAGATCGCCACGTCCACCGTCATGAACTTCTGCCGCAGGTGCTTGCGCGCCGCCTCGGCCAGCGCGCGCGGGTCGTCGGTCAGGTCCGGGTCGACGCCGGCCATCTCGCGCCGGAACACGTCCCTGATCTCGGTTCTGTTCCGGTGGATCGCGGGCACCAGGATGTGGCTGGACTTGTCGTTGCCCAGCTGGACGATCAGCTCCGCGAGGTCGGTCTCCACCGCGTGCACACCGGCGTCCGCCAGCGCCTCGTTCAGCCCGATCTCGACCGTGGCCATCGACTTGACCTTGATGACCTCACGCGTGCCGGTCGCCTTCACCAGGTCGGTGATGATCCGGTTCGCCTCTTCCGCGTCCCGCGCCCAGTGCACGTGCGTGCCCCGGCTCGTCAACGCCTCCTCGAACCGGACCAGGTACTCGTCCAGGTTCGCCAGCACCTCGTCCTTGATCGCCGCACCGGCCAGGCGCAGCTCGGCCCAGTCCGGCAGCTCGCCGACCACGCTCGCCCGCTTGGTCCGGATCGTGGAGGTGGCCTTGGCGAGGTTGCGGCGCAGCTGGTCGTCACCGAGCGCGCCGCGTGCCGCCTTGGGGAACGGGGTGCCGGTCAGGTTCCCGCCGCCGGCGGGCATGCCGAGGAACGTCATCGCGTGTTCTCCAGTACCTGGGCCAAGTGCAGCGTGCGGGTGCCGCTGCGCAGCCTGCTCAGGCCGCCGCCGATGTGCATCAGGCACGACGAGTCGCCCGCCGTGAGGACGTCCGCCTCCGTGCTCAGCACGGCGCTCGTCTTGTCCTCGAGCATGGCGGTCGACGTGGCGGAGTTCTTCAGCGCGAACGTGCCGCCGAAGCCGCAGCACGTCTCGGCGTCGGGCAGCTCGACCAGGTCGATGCCCTCCACCGCCCGCAGCAGCTGGAGCGGCTTGTCCTGCACCTTCAGCATCCGCAGCGAGTGGCACGTCGGGTGGTAGGTGACCCGGTGCGGGAAGTACGCGCCCACATCCGTCACCTTGAGGACGTCCACCAGGAACTCGGACAGCTCGAACGTGCGCTTGGCGGTGTCCTCGGCGGCCTCGGCCAGCTTCTCGTCACCGCCCTTCCGGGCCACGTCGGCGTGCTGGTGGCGCACCGACCCGGCGCACGACCCGGACGGCGCCACGATCACGTCGGCCTGCTCGAACGCGGCGACGTGGTTGCGGACGATCGGCAGCGCCTGCCCCTGGTAGCCGGTGTTGATGTGCATCTGGCCGCAGCACGTCTGCGCGGACGGCACGACCACCTCGTGGCCGAGCCGTTCCAGCAGTCGGACCGTGGACTTGCCGACGTCCGGGAACAGCGCGTCGACCAGGCAGGTGACGAACAGTGCGACTCTCACGGCGAGGAGTCTAGGCTCTGTGGTCTGACCACACCAGCCCTGTGGTCTGACCACATAACGGAGGTGTCCGGGTGTCCGGGTACGGAGCGGTGCTGCGGCACGTCGAGGCGGAGTTGACCGAGGGTCGGCTCGGCGTGGGGCAGCAACTGCCCGCCGAACGCAAGCTGGCCGAGGACCTGGGCGTCAGCCGGGCCACCGTGCGTGAAGCGATCCGGGTGTTGCAGGCCATGGGCGTGGTGCGCAGCGGCGTCGGCTCAGGGCCCGACGCGGGCACGACGGTCATCGCGGACCCGGCCGGTGGCCTCGGCGCGGCCCTGCGACTGCACCTGGCCACCCGCAGGCTGCCCATGGCGGACCTCGTCGGCACCCGGGTCATGATCGAGAGCCACTCGGTGCGCGCCGCCGCGGCCGTGCCCGACCACCCGGACCTGGCCCGTGCCGCCGACCTGCTGACCCGCATGGACGCGCCGGAGCTCACCGCGGACGCGTTCCACCAACTCGACGCCGACTTCCACGTCGCCCTGACCGCCGCCGCGGGCAACGCGGTGAACACGGCGATCATGGCGGCGCTGCGGGACGCCATCCACCACACCGTGCTGGACGCCGTGCAGGCGCTGCCCGACTGGTCCCGCACCGCCGTCCGGCTGCGCCGCGAGCACCGGTCCATCCTGCGCGCGATCCAGGCGGGCGACGCCGATCTGGCCGCCACCAGGGTGACCCGCCACGTCGAGGGCTTCCACCGCGAATGGGCACGCCACGCCCTGAACGCGCCCTGAAAGGTGTGAAGCCCGGCCCCCGGGAGGACCGGAGGCCGGGCTTCACGGCTAGCTCGTCCGCTGCCTTTCGGCCCGACCGAGCAGCACCAGCGCGGCGCAGATCAGCACCACGTTCTTCAGCACGAACTCACCGCTCGTGGTCAACAGCAACGGATTGCCGTCCGTCATCATGAGAGCCGGCGCCTGGACGAAGACCACGAACGTCCCCGCCAGGTGGACCGCCGCGGCGACCAGCGTCAACCGGGGCAGCCGCCCGATCAGCAGCACCGCTCCCAGGACGACCTCGAACCACCCCAGCGCGGGCACGAGGAAACCCTGGTCCACCCACGGCACGGCGGCGCTGACGAGGTAACCGACCGGCGAGGAGCCGATCACCTTCAGCACGCCGAACCAGACGAACACGACACCGATCGACACCCGGAGTGCCGGCCCGGCCCAACGGTCGAGCTGTGCGCCGACAGCGGTTCGCTCCCCCAAGCGAGTCGACATGTCAGTCCCCCAACGGGTTCAGCAGGTCCGCCTTGCCCTCGAAGGCGAACAGCAGCAGATCGGTCATCCGGAACGTCCGCGCGTCGGGTCCGAACGTGGGCCGCCACGACGGCTCACGGACGATCGACGTGTGGCTGCCCTCCATGGTCCGGTGGAACACCTCGGCCACGATCCGGCCGCCCACCGGCCCGAGCAGACCGCCGTGGAACTCCGCCTCCCGCAGGACGTAGAACCACAACGGGGTCGCGGCGGTCACCGCGGCCTTCTGCGCGTCGGTCAGCGAGTCCAGGGACGCGCCCTGGTTGCCGACCAGGATCTGCTCGGCGGTCAACGGCTCCACGCCCAGGAACTCCGCCATCTGCTGCCCGCTCGCGAGCCGGACCATGTCGGCCCTGGTCAGGTTGCGGAACGCCAGGTTGCGCTGGATCTCCGGGAACGTGGTGCCCCGCCCGTCGAACGTGCCCGCCGGCAGCTGGGCCAGCGGGTTCACCAGCAGGCTGTCGAGCCTCTGGGTGACGTTGCCGCCGTCCGCGGTCGGCGGCGCCAGGTCCGGCCGGTCGGCTTCGGTGAAGTCGTACAGCCGGCGGAAGTCGGCGATCCAGTTGGTGGGCAGGGTGTCGCGCGTGCCCGAGTTCGGGTTGTCCAGGTCCGGCAGCTGCGACCCGGGGTCGAAGTTGCCGGAGGTGCCGGTGAAGACGAACAACAGGAACAGCGTGGCGGCGCCACCCGGTCCGGTGGTGTTGAACACCCGGTTCCACTGGTACCCGCCCCGGATCATGCTGTGCCCCAACCGGTATGCCGCCACCGAGAACTCCAGCGGCATGGTCGGCTGGAGCCCGTGCGGGAACCGCCCGCGGCCAGGCGCCTCGAAGAAGCGCCGACCGTTGGCGAACACGTCGTCCACGATCGCCGGGTCCACGATCCGCGGCAGGAAGTCCGTGCGCAGCATCCACTGGTAGTGCCGCACCACCTGCTCGCGTGCCGTGGTGAACAGCCGTCGCCCGGTCAGCCCGCGCAACGCCAGCTCGTCCACGACCCGGTTGTGGAACCTGATGAACGCCAGGTGCGTCTGCGCGACCGCCAGGTTCTCGTCGTTGCGGGTGTCCGGGATGAGCGGCCTGCGCCGGTCCGCCCCGGTGAGGCCCGCCCCGCCGAACCGCGGCAGGTCGAACCCCTCCAGCGCGACGTCGACCCGCTGGTCCGGGAAGTCCACCGGCGAGGTCGTGCCCACCTTGAGCTTCACCCCGTCGCGGGCGTAGAACACCCGGTCGGTGCGGTCACCGGGACCGCGGCCGTACACGGAGTCCAGGTCCAGGGCCGGTGATCGGCCCTGCACCAGGTCATCGAGGTTCACGTCGTCGCCCAGCTGC
This is a stretch of genomic DNA from Saccharothrix ecbatanensis. It encodes these proteins:
- a CDS encoding DoxX family membrane protein; this translates as MSTRLGERTAVGAQLDRWAGPALRVSIGVVFVWFGVLKVIGSSPVGYLVSAAVPWVDQGFLVPALGWFEVVLGAVLLIGRLPRLTLVAAAVHLAGTFVVFVQAPALMMTDGNPLLLTTSGEFVLKNVVLICAALVLLGRAERQRTS
- a CDS encoding LutB/LldF family L-lactate oxidation iron-sulfur protein; translation: MTFLGMPAGGGNLTGTPFPKAARGALGDDQLRRNLAKATSTIRTKRASVVGELPDWAELRLAGAAIKDEVLANLDEYLVRFEEALTSRGTHVHWARDAEEANRIITDLVKATGTREVIKVKSMATVEIGLNEALADAGVHAVETDLAELIVQLGNDKSSHILVPAIHRNRTEIRDVFRREMAGVDPDLTDDPRALAEAARKHLRQKFMTVDVAISGANFGVAETGALVVVESEGNGRMCLTLPRTLISVVGIEKLVPSWRDLEVFMQLLPRSSTGERMNPYTSVWTGPTEGQTSHVVLVDNGRTATLADPDGRAALRCIRCSACLNSCPVYERTGGHAYGSTYPGPIGAVLSPQLTGVDKNPTLPFASSLCGVCYDVCPVAIDIPSMLVHLRSRVTESKRATPESTAMRAVGWVMSDSRRWSRLIRLGKFGRLASRHVPLPGWSSARDLPLPPKQTFRDWWESR
- a CDS encoding peroxidase family protein codes for the protein MGEGVLEFDRDGAATKRQPRTVEELRRFRFSRMGPEGTPLDEETRIALANAMTADVPQPDSANPPIPAGFTYLGQFVDHDLTMDRTESQLGDDVNLDDLVQGRSPALDLDSVYGRGPGDRTDRVFYARDGVKLKVGTTSPVDFPDQRVDVALEGFDLPRFGGAGLTGADRRRPLIPDTRNDENLAVAQTHLAFIRFHNRVVDELALRGLTGRRLFTTAREQVVRHYQWMLRTDFLPRIVDPAIVDDVFANGRRFFEAPGRGRFPHGLQPTMPLEFSVAAYRLGHSMIRGGYQWNRVFNTTGPGGAATLFLLFVFTGTSGNFDPGSQLPDLDNPNSGTRDTLPTNWIADFRRLYDFTEADRPDLAPPTADGGNVTQRLDSLLVNPLAQLPAGTFDGRGTTFPEIQRNLAFRNLTRADMVRLASGQQMAEFLGVEPLTAEQILVGNQGASLDSLTDAQKAAVTAATPLWFYVLREAEFHGGLLGPVGGRIVAEVFHRTMEGSHTSIVREPSWRPTFGPDARTFRMTDLLLFAFEGKADLLNPLGD
- a CDS encoding FadR/GntR family transcriptional regulator, which translates into the protein MSGYGAVLRHVEAELTEGRLGVGQQLPAERKLAEDLGVSRATVREAIRVLQAMGVVRSGVGSGPDAGTTVIADPAGGLGAALRLHLATRRLPMADLVGTRVMIESHSVRAAAAVPDHPDLARAADLLTRMDAPELTADAFHQLDADFHVALTAAAGNAVNTAIMAALRDAIHHTVLDAVQALPDWSRTAVRLRREHRSILRAIQAGDADLAATRVTRHVEGFHREWARHALNAP
- a CDS encoding (Fe-S)-binding protein gives rise to the protein MRVALFVTCLVDALFPDVGKSTVRLLERLGHEVVVPSAQTCCGQMHINTGYQGQALPIVRNHVAAFEQADVIVAPSGSCAGSVRHQHADVARKGGDEKLAEAAEDTAKRTFELSEFLVDVLKVTDVGAYFPHRVTYHPTCHSLRMLKVQDKPLQLLRAVEGIDLVELPDAETCCGFGGTFALKNSATSTAMLEDKTSAVLSTEADVLTAGDSSCLMHIGGGLSRLRSGTRTLHLAQVLENTR